The following are from one region of the Polynucleobacter sp. MWH-CaK5 genome:
- a CDS encoding 4a-hydroxytetrahydrobiopterin dehydratase, which yields MPTQATNSKPALLAIKDIPMHELDGWAISADQLSLQKKLMFKDFEQAFAFMKNCYEPIEAMNHHPDWSNVYSTVHVTLSTHDSGGITQKDIMLAKKMDQVLKDLIHD from the coding sequence ATGCCTACTCAAGCAACTAATTCAAAGCCAGCTTTGCTGGCGATTAAAGATATTCCAATGCATGAACTTGATGGTTGGGCCATCAGCGCTGATCAACTTTCGCTTCAAAAAAAGTTAATGTTCAAAGATTTCGAACAAGCTTTTGCATTCATGAAGAATTGTTATGAGCCAATTGAAGCGATGAATCATCATCCGGATTGGTCAAATGTTTACAGTACCGTGCATGTCACATTGAGCACCCATGATTCTGGTGGAATCACTCAGAAAGACATCATGTTGGCAAAAAAAATGGACCAGGTCTTGAAGGACCTGATCCATGACTGA
- a CDS encoding DUF2878 domain-containing protein, with translation MKKLINFIQFQAVWFLCIFGAAHQFELLAILISIGIIAWAILTSEHRSHDYMIGLIAVIIGVVLDSLLITQNLITFTTAYWTSMAPLWMTPIWIALVLTLQSSMSWLSGRYLLAGVLGSISGPFAYWAGVRMGAGVFTDFYVAMICLSVLWLIITPALFYISSLLKARHAYSSN, from the coding sequence ATGAAAAAACTGATTAACTTCATTCAATTCCAAGCGGTTTGGTTTCTGTGTATTTTTGGCGCAGCCCATCAGTTTGAATTACTTGCTATCTTGATTTCTATAGGCATCATTGCTTGGGCTATTCTCACTTCAGAGCATCGCAGCCATGACTATATGATCGGCTTGATTGCTGTGATCATCGGAGTTGTTCTTGATAGCCTGCTGATAACTCAAAATTTAATTACTTTTACAACGGCCTATTGGACCTCGATGGCGCCATTGTGGATGACACCAATTTGGATTGCTCTGGTATTGACGCTTCAATCATCCATGAGCTGGTTGAGCGGTCGCTATTTACTTGCAGGAGTATTGGGTTCAATCAGTGGACCATTTGCCTACTGGGCTGGCGTCAGAATGGGGGCCGGTGTATTTACTGACTTTTATGTAGCTATGATTTGTTTATCAGTTCTCTGGTTAATTATTACGCCAGCTTTGTTTTATATTTCATCACTTTTAAAAGCGCGCCATGCCTACTCAAGCAACTAA
- a CDS encoding DUF3833 domain-containing protein, with product MIKSLQRLGVCLMGIALFGCSSVKVSEYAQEKPALDLSTYFNGTIDAHGIFTDRSDKVVKRFKVVIDAKWTVQNGQKVGVLDEAFTYSDGTTQRRVWTLTEIAPNRYKGTASDVVGEALGEVAGNALNWSYTLALPVDGKVYNVQFNDWMYQMDDKVMLNKAKMSKFGIYLGEVTLAFYKR from the coding sequence ATGATTAAATCTTTGCAACGTTTAGGAGTTTGTTTAATGGGTATTGCCTTGTTTGGATGTTCGAGTGTGAAGGTCAGTGAGTATGCTCAAGAGAAGCCAGCTTTGGACTTGTCCACCTACTTCAATGGCACGATTGATGCTCACGGTATCTTCACCGACAGAAGCGATAAAGTGGTCAAGCGATTCAAGGTCGTTATTGATGCCAAGTGGACAGTGCAGAACGGTCAGAAGGTTGGCGTTTTGGATGAAGCCTTCACTTATTCTGATGGCACCACGCAGCGTCGTGTGTGGACCCTCACAGAAATAGCCCCCAATCGCTACAAGGGAACAGCCTCTGATGTGGTTGGTGAAGCATTGGGCGAGGTTGCTGGTAATGCCTTGAACTGGTCATACACATTGGCATTGCCAGTTGATGGCAAAGTCTATAACGTTCAGTTCAATGACTGGATGTATCAAATGGATGACAAGGTCATGCTAAACAAAGCCAAAATGAGCAAGTTTGGAATTTATCTAGGTGAAGTCACTTTGGCCTTTTATAAACGCTAA
- a CDS encoding chalcone isomerase family protein — translation MTSYLSKYRRISLPVSAFFLGLILLCSNVSIASNNHNQSLVAKNMTQTEGLGQGRMTYWGFTLYDAKLFVSKEPKGGIALDIQYLRKFEANALVKQTLDELKNLGVSETQRAEWADPLAKAFKTVKVGDSITAIRKPEGSTQFFYNGQFVSEIAGESFSQAFFGIWLHPKTSAPQLRKVLLGQSCPRVNLEAYCHD, via the coding sequence ATGACCAGTTATTTGAGTAAATACCGTCGAATTAGCCTACCAGTCAGTGCATTCTTTCTGGGATTGATATTACTTTGTTCAAACGTCTCGATTGCATCAAATAATCACAATCAATCCTTGGTGGCTAAGAATATGACTCAAACGGAAGGTTTGGGTCAGGGTCGAATGACCTATTGGGGCTTTACTCTTTATGATGCCAAGTTATTTGTCAGTAAAGAGCCTAAAGGCGGTATTGCTCTGGATATTCAGTACCTGCGCAAATTTGAAGCGAATGCTCTAGTCAAACAGACTTTGGATGAGCTCAAGAATTTGGGTGTCAGTGAAACCCAAAGGGCTGAGTGGGCTGATCCATTGGCCAAGGCATTCAAAACAGTCAAAGTGGGTGACTCAATCACCGCGATTAGAAAGCCGGAAGGCAGTACGCAGTTTTTTTATAACGGACAGTTTGTCAGTGAAATTGCTGGAGAATCTTTCTCTCAAGCATTTTTTGGTATCTGGTTGCACCCTAAAACCAGCGCACCCCAATTAAGAAAAGTCTTATTGGGCCAATCTTGTCCGAGGGTTAATTTAGAGGCTTATTGTCATGATTAA
- the fur gene encoding ferric iron uptake transcriptional regulator — protein sequence MKKTSPTEELRETGLKVTAPRLKILEFFNKNPNRHFSADDIYLEVIKEKLDIGIATIYRVLMQFEGAGILRKNNFESAKGEGKAIFELNEGTHHDHIVCVKCGKIEEFFDATIEKRQKEIAEKLGFTLVDHSLSLYGSCKACKKK from the coding sequence ATGAAAAAAACAAGCCCTACCGAAGAACTGCGCGAAACTGGACTTAAAGTCACAGCACCAAGATTAAAGATCTTGGAGTTTTTCAATAAAAATCCTAATCGCCACTTCAGTGCTGATGACATCTACCTTGAAGTCATCAAAGAAAAATTAGATATTGGTATTGCCACAATTTATCGTGTATTGATGCAATTTGAAGGCGCTGGCATTCTAAGAAAAAACAACTTTGAATCTGCCAAAGGCGAAGGCAAAGCCATCTTTGAATTAAATGAAGGCACTCATCACGATCACATTGTTTGCGTTAAATGCGGCAAGATCGAAGAGTTCTTTGATGCCACTATTGAAAAACGCCAAAAAGAGATCGCTGAAAAACTAGGCTTTACTTTGGTTGATCACTCTCTGTCCTTGTACGGCTCTTGCAAAGCCTGTAAAAAGAAGTAA
- a CDS encoding energy transducer TonB has protein sequence MSLIFNKACEVYKPYQLVAFLVTAVHVAIILFGLFSFNARSERGAQIMMMASLIDHSSTDTSIKTLTKVSSPISTTAHSQMNDDHLEEKRSDDGVQNKQEENDQAGSAPVTMPNPFAKGLDNPKPPYPLMSRRLNEEGKVVLNVCVSLTGLVEKLKLEKTSGYQRLDDIALETVKKWKFIPAKNHDRDINACYLLPVQFILRKDRSKLNS, from the coding sequence ATGTCTCTCATTTTCAATAAGGCCTGTGAAGTTTATAAACCTTATCAACTGGTTGCTTTTCTGGTCACGGCGGTTCATGTGGCAATCATCTTGTTTGGATTATTTTCTTTTAATGCTCGCAGTGAGCGTGGGGCGCAGATCATGATGATGGCGTCACTCATTGATCATTCCTCTACTGACACATCAATCAAAACATTAACAAAAGTATCAAGCCCGATATCAACAACAGCACATTCTCAAATGAATGACGATCATCTTGAAGAAAAAAGGTCGGATGATGGTGTACAGAATAAACAGGAAGAGAATGATCAAGCTGGTTCGGCCCCAGTCACGATGCCCAATCCGTTTGCCAAAGGCTTGGATAACCCAAAGCCACCTTATCCTTTGATGAGCAGGAGGCTAAATGAGGAGGGCAAAGTTGTTCTGAATGTCTGCGTCAGTTTGACTGGCTTGGTAGAAAAGTTAAAACTAGAGAAAACATCAGGTTATCAGCGCTTAGATGATATTGCGCTTGAGACTGTCAAGAAATGGAAATTTATCCCTGCTAAAAACCATGACAGAGATATCAATGCTTGCTATCTCTTGCCAGTGCAGTTTATTTTGCGAAAAGACCGAAGCAAGCTGAATAGTTGA
- a CDS encoding ATP-binding cassette domain-containing protein, which translates to MITQDQLLMSLSEVTIKARNSSLGPFSCKIKKNERIAILGPSGAGKSSLLQIMTGLHNHTGQIEFLSKSLKHWSLQELACKRAFLPQQHEIAFNLSGEMIISLGRVAREHDPQLIEIIQESAKAARAQHLLQRSYQTLSGGEKARVHLARIFAQLWDQQNGILLIDEPLAALDPGLQIELLSSTLSFCQDRSHALVAVLHDIQQAIQHFDRLLLIKDGQIMADLPSHPIPKHQLEDLYEMRLECIERPGRKGLLIPCGQDCTYTG; encoded by the coding sequence TTGATTACTCAAGACCAACTTCTCATGTCTTTGAGTGAGGTCACTATCAAGGCTCGTAACAGCAGCTTGGGACCATTCTCATGCAAGATCAAAAAGAATGAGCGCATAGCCATCCTTGGTCCAAGTGGTGCTGGCAAATCAAGTTTGTTGCAAATCATGACTGGATTGCACAATCACACAGGGCAAATAGAGTTTTTATCAAAATCACTGAAGCATTGGAGCTTGCAAGAGCTTGCTTGTAAGAGGGCATTCTTACCCCAACAGCATGAGATAGCATTTAATTTATCCGGTGAGATGATCATTTCATTGGGAAGGGTGGCCAGAGAACATGACCCTCAACTAATTGAGATCATTCAAGAGTCAGCAAAAGCTGCTCGAGCTCAACACCTTTTGCAACGCTCATATCAAACACTTTCCGGTGGAGAAAAAGCCAGGGTTCATTTGGCCAGGATATTTGCTCAATTGTGGGATCAGCAAAATGGCATCCTGCTAATTGATGAACCCTTGGCTGCTTTAGATCCAGGTTTGCAGATTGAACTACTCTCATCTACCCTGAGCTTTTGCCAAGATAGATCGCATGCTCTTGTGGCTGTCTTGCATGATATTCAGCAAGCCATTCAGCATTTTGATCGCTTACTCTTGATCAAGGATGGTCAGATCATGGCAGACCTGCCGTCTCATCCCATACCAAAACATCAATTAGAAGATCTGTATGAGATGAGACTAGAGTGTATTGAGCGCCCAGGCAGAAAAGGCCTGCTGATTCCATGTGGTCAAGACTGTACTTACACAGGTTGA
- a CDS encoding iron ABC transporter permease yields the protein MHKTASLHGYSKTMANPIIFIYGIGFFVLIALGLVATVLGPVDIHFLNDLFRNDEPVQNYILWQVRLPRILFSMVIGASLGLAGALTQGLFRNPLADPGLLGVSSGAAAAAAAAIVFSGHLPWVMPEVLRVWLLPGAAFCGALGICFALDRLARWLTPGSVIGLLLTGIAINALVAAFIGLSTYLASDEQLRNLSFWTMGSLAGANWMVLSLMMFVLAVAFLCSQRLTLQINALSLGEAVAGQIGINLKQLRQRIILMVAFLSACAVAWCGMIGFISLIAPHISRAMVGPDHRQLLPLSMLLGSLLLLLADTLARTVATPAEIPVGIFTALLGAPFFLSLLAKHRKALI from the coding sequence ATGCATAAGACTGCAAGCTTGCACGGGTATTCCAAAACCATGGCCAATCCAATCATTTTTATTTACGGCATTGGTTTCTTTGTACTCATCGCCTTGGGTCTCGTTGCAACAGTTCTTGGTCCTGTTGACATACATTTTTTGAATGACTTATTCAGAAATGATGAGCCGGTACAAAACTACATCTTGTGGCAAGTGAGATTGCCAAGAATTTTGTTTTCGATGGTCATTGGCGCAAGCCTTGGATTGGCGGGAGCTTTGACACAAGGATTATTTCGTAATCCATTGGCAGATCCTGGATTACTGGGGGTCAGCAGTGGCGCAGCCGCAGCTGCTGCAGCGGCGATTGTATTTTCTGGGCATTTACCGTGGGTCATGCCTGAGGTTCTTCGTGTGTGGTTATTGCCCGGCGCTGCTTTCTGTGGCGCACTTGGTATTTGCTTTGCATTAGATCGTCTTGCAAGGTGGTTAACCCCTGGATCAGTGATTGGATTATTGCTCACTGGTATTGCGATCAATGCCTTAGTCGCAGCTTTCATTGGCTTGTCCACCTATCTGGCGAGTGATGAGCAATTAAGAAACTTATCTTTTTGGACCATGGGCTCATTGGCAGGGGCTAATTGGATGGTTCTTTCATTGATGATGTTTGTATTGGCGGTGGCATTTTTATGCTCACAAAGATTGACGCTTCAAATTAATGCTTTGTCATTGGGTGAGGCAGTTGCAGGTCAGATAGGAATCAATCTAAAGCAACTGCGCCAACGCATTATTTTGATGGTGGCCTTCTTGAGTGCTTGTGCAGTTGCTTGGTGCGGGATGATTGGCTTCATCAGTTTGATTGCCCCTCATATATCTAGAGCCATGGTAGGCCCTGATCATCGTCAACTATTACCACTGTCCATGTTGCTAGGTAGCTTGCTCTTGCTGTTGGCTGATACCTTGGCCAGAACCGTGGCCACCCCTGCAGAGATACCGGTGGGGATATTCACAGCATTGTTAGGGGCACCATTTTTCTTAAGCCTTTTAGCCAAGCATCGTAAGGCCTTGATTTGA
- a CDS encoding hemin ABC transporter substrate-binding protein, with protein sequence MHPIVLKRRQLLQSIFAPAARAAAGTALSSWLFVIPSWAKPNTTVLKRLICVGGALTEIVYALGLEEHLMAVDTTSTYPAVTKKLPSVGYARTLSLEGVLSMRPQLLLVTEDAGPPQVLRQITHAGVQVKVLKADHRYEGLIDRIGAIGFLLGAEARAEKLIKDIDQEWQLYQKQLSHSNKLKAMFLMAHSPQQVMVAGHGTSAHAIMNYLNLENIFKDLKGYKPLTPESVIAGQADVLLLTDQGLQAQGGVRGVLRLPGLIQTPAARHRQIYSREANHLLGFGPRLPSMLDSLAKEIHKVK encoded by the coding sequence ATGCATCCAATAGTTCTGAAACGTCGGCAATTGCTGCAAAGCATCTTTGCTCCTGCTGCTAGGGCAGCAGCAGGAACTGCGCTGAGCAGTTGGCTGTTTGTCATCCCCAGTTGGGCCAAGCCCAACACCACAGTATTGAAGCGCCTGATCTGTGTAGGAGGAGCTTTAACAGAGATCGTTTATGCCTTGGGTCTTGAAGAACATCTGATGGCTGTTGATACAACATCCACATACCCAGCAGTAACTAAAAAATTGCCCAGTGTGGGGTATGCAAGAACTCTGTCTTTAGAAGGTGTATTGAGCATGCGACCACAACTCTTGTTGGTCACTGAAGATGCGGGTCCTCCTCAAGTCTTGCGTCAAATAACTCATGCCGGTGTTCAGGTGAAGGTATTAAAAGCAGATCATCGCTATGAAGGCTTGATTGATCGTATCGGGGCCATTGGTTTCTTATTGGGTGCTGAGGCTAGGGCAGAGAAACTGATCAAAGACATCGATCAAGAATGGCAGTTGTATCAAAAACAACTGAGCCACAGTAATAAATTAAAAGCCATGTTCCTCATGGCGCACAGTCCACAGCAGGTGATGGTGGCGGGTCATGGCACGAGCGCTCATGCCATCATGAATTATCTGAATCTTGAAAATATTTTTAAAGATCTTAAAGGCTATAAGCCTCTAACGCCTGAAAGTGTGATTGCTGGTCAAGCAGATGTTCTTTTATTGACAGATCAAGGTCTGCAGGCCCAAGGTGGTGTGCGAGGAGTCTTGCGTTTACCAGGATTGATACAAACTCCTGCTGCTAGACATCGGCAGATTTATTCTCGTGAAGCCAATCATCTCTTGGGGTTCGGGCCTCGCCTACCCAGCATGCTTGACTCACTTGCCAAAGAAATCCACAAGGTTAAATGA
- a CDS encoding hemin-degrading factor has product MTLSIQEIQRQFKSQRFNNKVRHRDLAHSLGISEAELLAAHLGPDHAKTDTNFRTIRLKPDWSCIIAEVHSLGEVMALTRNESCVHEKVGHYGHPTGQNNELLLGKEIDLRIFFKEWAHGFAVIENFYLDCRRSFQFFDEFGNALHKIIIRENSDLFAFENIIEQYRSTDQEAKIDIQAPSIKQAPLIDVDIDLLGFQRDWLGMADTHQFFDLIKQYKLSRIQALRFAPEGYAQRVPVHFTRELLRKVAIRHIPIMVFVANRGIIQIHTGPISKVVMMDPWLNILDQNFNLHLREDDVYDSWVVRKPTNDGIVTSLELFDSKGEAIVMFFGERKPGSPELETWRGVVEDFLAREELCIQ; this is encoded by the coding sequence ATGACTTTATCTATTCAAGAAATTCAGCGGCAATTCAAGAGTCAACGATTTAACAATAAAGTAAGGCACAGAGATCTGGCCCATTCATTGGGCATCTCAGAAGCTGAGCTTCTGGCTGCCCACTTAGGCCCTGATCACGCCAAAACAGACACGAACTTCAGAACGATCCGCTTAAAGCCTGATTGGTCCTGCATCATTGCAGAGGTTCATTCTTTGGGTGAGGTCATGGCATTGACCAGGAATGAGTCATGTGTGCATGAGAAGGTGGGGCATTACGGACATCCCACAGGTCAAAATAATGAATTGCTCTTGGGTAAAGAAATTGATTTAAGGATTTTCTTCAAAGAATGGGCTCATGGTTTTGCTGTGATTGAGAACTTCTATTTGGACTGTCGTCGCAGTTTTCAGTTTTTTGATGAATTTGGTAATGCCTTGCACAAAATCATCATCAGGGAAAACAGCGATCTCTTTGCTTTTGAAAATATCATTGAACAATACCGATCGACTGATCAAGAAGCCAAGATTGATATACAAGCACCTAGCATCAAACAAGCTCCATTGATTGATGTTGATATTGATTTGCTTGGGTTTCAACGGGATTGGTTAGGGATGGCAGATACGCATCAGTTCTTTGATCTCATCAAACAATATAAGCTCAGTAGAATTCAGGCGCTGCGCTTTGCGCCTGAGGGCTATGCCCAAAGGGTTCCTGTTCATTTCACGAGGGAACTATTAAGGAAGGTTGCGATCAGGCACATCCCCATCATGGTGTTTGTGGCAAATCGCGGGATCATCCAAATACACACTGGTCCCATATCAAAAGTTGTGATGATGGATCCTTGGCTCAATATCTTGGATCAGAACTTCAACCTCCATTTGCGTGAGGATGATGTTTATGACTCTTGGGTTGTCAGAAAGCCCACGAATGATGGGATCGTCACATCCCTAGAACTTTTTGATTCTAAGGGTGAGGCCATTGTGATGTTTTTTGGTGAAAGGAAACCTGGCTCCCCTGAATTAGAAACTTGGCGCGGTGTTGTTGAAGACTTTTTAGCCAGGGAAGAGCTATGCATCCAATAG
- a CDS encoding TonB-dependent hemoglobin/transferrin/lactoferrin family receptor, with amino-acid sequence MLIKKISRFKPRKPSSGLSNVVTYATLICSLYGHQAAADTVTPNQGSMDTVNVLATRGEKSNLETPATVSSISKQDMERRGVKNIKDLFAEELDVDVKQTIRTGNSVSGASNRKGSSESINIRGLEGNRLNLMVDGIKLPYSFGFGSHSAARGDYLDVDGVSSVQVLRGSSSALYGSDGVAGTVLFNTIEPHDMLNERDQATSLAASYFDASQTSKGVLSHARRGEDWSALMVGSLALGHETETQGANGGSGSSRTQANPMDTHNTYVLAKYIKELHGGDELKFTLEDSKKRIDTNNLNAISGSIHSDVGQDHIDRTRLSLDHHYHINGPWADVIDSKLWYQETSAHQAVWQTGTSQSNPYLPSTYNRTRDNKVNNDAHGLNLQASKEVLQSGGHIKLAHQLKYGFDVSESRVKQELNRSGDVSTPESYIPKTKQDMLGVYLQDDLSISHLNLIPAIRFDRWSINSSAINKNDQAWSPSLGAIWTQKQAAMPFMNIGKGFRSPAAEEISASFTNQGHGYAYIPNPNLNPERVLAKEVGIKGSVQQFKYAISYFDNSYDDFISQYTFNSRTIPTGVVTCGLPQCYQYQNAPNANIQGLDVRFEYRHNPEWLFKAGYIRSSGTESTLAGVNQPINTVQPERIIISADYHQGIWGAATTIKYVGAKKREDIAGANANTYAPGSYTLINARGQYKASKQLNLYAGINNLLDKKYIDWANISSSGLTQTGSTAVSDYHTSPGRNFFVSLNYAFM; translated from the coding sequence ATGTTGATTAAAAAAATATCTCGATTCAAACCCCGCAAGCCTTCATCAGGGCTTAGCAATGTTGTCACTTATGCCACATTGATTTGCAGCCTCTATGGCCATCAAGCTGCTGCAGACACAGTCACCCCAAATCAAGGAAGCATGGACACAGTCAATGTCTTGGCCACTCGTGGTGAAAAATCCAATTTAGAAACTCCTGCCACCGTATCAAGCATCAGCAAACAAGACATGGAACGTCGTGGCGTTAAAAATATCAAAGATTTATTTGCTGAAGAGCTGGATGTTGATGTCAAGCAAACCATTCGAACTGGTAACAGTGTCAGTGGCGCAAGTAATCGTAAAGGATCGAGTGAAAGCATCAATATCCGAGGCTTAGAAGGTAATCGACTCAACCTCATGGTCGATGGCATCAAGCTGCCATATTCCTTTGGCTTTGGCAGTCACTCTGCTGCAAGAGGTGATTACTTGGATGTGGATGGGGTGAGCAGTGTTCAAGTGCTGCGCGGATCATCTTCTGCCCTCTACGGCAGTGATGGGGTTGCCGGCACCGTGCTGTTCAATACCATTGAGCCGCATGACATGCTCAATGAGCGTGACCAAGCAACCTCTCTAGCTGCCTCGTATTTTGATGCATCACAAACAAGCAAAGGAGTTCTTAGTCATGCTCGGCGTGGTGAAGACTGGTCAGCCTTGATGGTTGGTTCACTGGCACTGGGTCATGAAACCGAAACCCAAGGAGCGAATGGCGGATCAGGAAGCTCCAGAACTCAAGCCAACCCCATGGATACCCACAACACCTATGTATTGGCTAAATACATCAAAGAACTCCATGGTGGTGATGAACTTAAATTCACTTTGGAAGATTCTAAAAAAAGAATTGATACAAATAATTTAAATGCCATAAGTGGGTCAATACACAGTGATGTGGGTCAAGACCATATCGACAGAACCAGGTTGTCTTTGGATCATCATTACCACATCAATGGTCCATGGGCAGATGTCATCGACAGCAAGCTTTGGTATCAAGAAACAAGTGCCCACCAAGCGGTATGGCAAACAGGAACATCTCAATCCAATCCTTATTTGCCAAGCACATACAACAGAACTCGAGATAACAAAGTCAACAATGATGCTCATGGATTGAATCTACAAGCTTCAAAAGAAGTCTTGCAATCAGGTGGCCACATTAAGCTGGCGCATCAGCTCAAATATGGATTTGATGTATCGGAGTCACGAGTCAAGCAAGAGCTTAATAGAAGTGGTGACGTCAGCACTCCTGAAAGTTACATCCCTAAAACCAAGCAAGACATGCTTGGGGTTTATCTTCAAGATGATTTGAGCATCAGTCACCTCAACCTGATTCCAGCGATTCGGTTTGACCGCTGGAGCATTAACTCTTCAGCTATCAATAAGAATGATCAAGCTTGGTCGCCTTCGCTGGGTGCTATCTGGACTCAAAAACAAGCTGCGATGCCGTTCATGAACATTGGTAAAGGATTTAGGTCTCCAGCAGCAGAAGAAATATCTGCATCATTCACCAACCAAGGTCATGGCTATGCCTATATACCGAATCCAAACCTCAACCCTGAGAGAGTGCTTGCAAAAGAGGTGGGTATCAAAGGCTCGGTGCAGCAGTTCAAATACGCCATCAGTTACTTTGATAACTCTTATGATGATTTCATCAGTCAATACACCTTTAACTCCAGAACCATTCCAACCGGTGTAGTTACCTGTGGCCTTCCGCAGTGTTACCAGTATCAGAATGCCCCCAATGCAAATATTCAGGGCTTGGATGTGCGATTCGAGTATCGCCACAATCCTGAATGGCTATTCAAGGCTGGGTATATTCGATCAAGTGGTACTGAATCAACCCTCGCTGGAGTCAATCAGCCGATCAACACAGTCCAACCGGAAAGAATCATTATTTCTGCTGACTATCATCAAGGCATTTGGGGTGCTGCTACCACCATCAAATACGTGGGGGCAAAGAAGCGGGAGGACATTGCTGGGGCTAATGCCAATACCTATGCGCCAGGCTCTTACACCCTCATCAATGCTCGTGGCCAATACAAGGCAAGCAAACAGCTGAATCTTTATGCTGGCATCAACAACCTGTTGGATAAGAAGTACATTGATTGGGCAAATATTTCGTCCTCAGGTTTAACTCAAACCGGCAGTACTGCTGTGAGTGATTACCACACCTCGCCTGGTCGAAACTTCTTTGTCAGCTTGAACTATGCATTCATGTAA